From Gottschalkiaceae bacterium SANA:
TCGGATCTTCCCGTGATTATGCTGACAGCTCGGGGCGATGAAGAAGACAAGTTGTTTGGGTTTGAGTTGGGCGCGGAAGATTATATGACAAAGCCCTTTAGCCCCAGAGAATTGATGGCGAGGGTACGCGTAGTGATGAAGCGCCACGAGAAGCGAGGAGCGGATTCCAATGTGCAAATGGGAAAGATTACTTTATTCCCTCAATCTCATCAAGTTCAAGTGGATGAAAGCGAAATCGTTCTGTCACCCAAAGAATATGACTTGCTTTTTTATTTTGTAAACAACGCCCATCGAGTTTTGACAAGAGAAATGATTCTTGATCGGGTATGGGGATACGATTATTTTGGGGATGATCGTACTGTCGATACTCATGTCAAACGATTGAGGAAAAAACTAGACATTGCCGGCAAACAAATTGTAACGGTGCGGGGTGCGGGATATCGGTTTGAGGAGGATGTATGAGACTGAAAATTCGAGAACGCATGTTACTCATTATTGTTGGATTGTTTTTATTGATTTTTTCCATTGGCTATCTCTATGGTTCTCAGGCTTTTCCCGGTTACTATCAGAAAGTAGAACTTGAGCGACTGACTGAGTTGATGGAGGAATTTGAACGTGTTGAGCTTGTTTCTGTGGAAGTGCCGATAGCGGAGTGGGAGACATTGGCGCTTCAAAACGATGCCCTCGTGCAGATATTCAACCCGAATGGAGATTTGATTTATTGGAAAGGGACATCGGGGCAAGGCATGCAGGGCATGCGGGGGCAAGGCCGCGGAAAAGGAATGCAGGATGGAATTAGCGACGAATACAGTGGGATTACAGTCTTGAATAATCTGCCAGGAGAGTGGCTTGTGAATCGCCATGAGACCGAAGAGGGAACGACGATTCTTTTACAAAGCCCCATGGGTGAGGTGGAAGCGGCAGTCTCTGTTTTTTTAACCTTTTTGAAACGGATCTTTATGCTAGGCTTGATTTTGGCTGTAATTGCAGCCTGGTTTGCCGCGCGGAATTTGAGTCGGCCCATCGCACGATTGAATAAGCAGGCAAAGGCCATGGCCAAGTTGGATTTTCAAGAGAGATTTTCTGAGGAACGAACCGATGAGATTGGTGAATTGGGCACTAGCATCAATGAATTATCACAGCAATTGGCAGATACCATTGAACGGCTGCAGAGTGAGTTGGCCAAGGAAAAAAATTTAGAAACCATGCGCAAAGGATTTGTTGCCAAGGTATCTCATGAGCTGCAAACGCCATTGGCCGTCATTCAAGGATATGTGGAAGGCTTAGAGGATGGATTGCCGACTGATGAAAGAGAGCGTCGTGAGTACTATGTGGTGATTGAAGAGGAGATTCAAGCCTTAAGCCGAATGGCTAGGGACTTGACCGATCTCTCTCAATTGGAATCGGGCGCCTTTCAAATGAAAAAGGAAAAGATTGACGTACGGGCTTGGATGGAGGGTCTGGCAGAACGATTTCGGCGAATGAACGGGTCAGAACAAATTGATTTTTTAGAGACAATCGATGAGGATGACTTGATTCTTTGGGCAGATCGTCAGCGACTGTCTCAGGCGGTATTTAATTTGTTGAATAATGCCAGGCGTCATACCGGCATAAATGGCGTAATTCGTTTTACCATTGATTCGGATTCTTCGTATATTTGGATTCGGATTTGGAATCAGGGCCATCCAATCGATTCTCGAGAGATCGAAGAATTGTGGAAGGGGTTTTATCGAGGCCAGGGAGAAGAGTCAAGAGGCATGGGGTTGGGCTTGGCCATTGTCGATCAAATTGTTAAAGCCCATCATGGAGAACGGGCGGTGGAAAATCGGGAAAATGGTGTTTTATTTACCCTAAAATTTCCACGGTAAAAAAGATGCGAGAAATCGCATCCTTTTTCTTGCTTGCAGAGGATGGATTCAGTATAATACTAGCAATACGCAGGAGGTTTTTGGATGAAGACACAAAGATTGACAACCGAGGAGAACCAACAATTCTATCGCACCATGGTAACCATAGCGGCGCCGATTGCCATACAGTCACTAATAGGGACTTCTTTAAATATGGTGGATACGATGATGATTGGTTCTTTGGGGGCAGAATCCATAGCAGCTGTGGGGATTGCAAATCGGATTTTCTTTTTATTTATTTTATTTGTTTTTGGTGGTTTCAGTGGTATGTCTATTTTCACCTCGCAATTCTGGGGGCAGAAAGATCTGAAAAATATTCATCGGGTTCAAGGAATTATGCTGAGTTTTGGCTTTTTGGTTAGTGGATTATTTATGATTTTGGCCTTGGTTTTTCCAAAGCAGATCATGCAAATTTTTATCGATGATCCCGAGGTGGTCCGGTTGGGCGTTTCCTATATGCGGATTATCGCATGGAGTTACCCCTTAACGGCTATGACCTTTGCTTATAGTTACGCATCGCGAAGTGTGCATCGAACCAAGCTACCCATGGTAGCAAGCATGGTTGCTTTGTCATTGAATACCTTTTTGAACTATTGTCTGATCTACGGCAACCTTGGATTTCCCAAATGGGGTGTTGCAGGTGCTGCAACGGCAACTGTGGTTTCTCGAACAATTGAAATGGCAATACTTATTGGTGTGATCTATCTTGGCAAAGGACATCCTTTAGCAGCAAGTCGAAAAGAGATGCGGGATTACGATATGGATATGGTAAAACGGGTGATTAAAACCTCTGCACCTGTATTTGTTAATGAGGCAACCTGGGCTTTGGGGGTAACAGTATATTATATCGCCTATGGTTTTTTGGGGACGGAAGCGGTCGCTGTTGTACAGATCTGCTATGTGGTGTCTGATTTTTTTCAATCCTTATTTATGGGGATCGGGAATGCTGCAGCGGTGATGATTGGCAATCAAATTGGTGCTGCCAAGGAATCTTTGGCCTATGAATACGGGGTGAAATTTTTGCGCATGTCATTTATTTTGTCAATATTGATCGGTGCTGCCCTTTATTTGAGTCGAGGAGAAATCGTTCAGTTTTACTCCCTTGATATGGAAACTAAGGCGAGT
This genomic window contains:
- a CDS encoding MATE family efflux transporter produces the protein MKTQRLTTEENQQFYRTMVTIAAPIAIQSLIGTSLNMVDTMMIGSLGAESIAAVGIANRIFFLFILFVFGGFSGMSIFTSQFWGQKDLKNIHRVQGIMLSFGFLVSGLFMILALVFPKQIMQIFIDDPEVVRLGVSYMRIIAWSYPLTAMTFAYSYASRSVHRTKLPMVASMVALSLNTFLNYCLIYGNLGFPKWGVAGAATATVVSRTIEMAILIGVIYLGKGHPLAASRKEMRDYDMDMVKRVIKTSAPVFVNEATWALGVTVYYIAYGFLGTEAVAVVQICYVVSDFFQSLFMGIGNAAAVMIGNQIGAAKESLAYEYGVKFLRMSFILSILIGAALYLSRGEIVQFYSLDMETKASLMKALAVVAAFQLPKMFTFVMIVGVLRSGGDTRYCMILDLVGVWAIGVPLAFISTLVWHLPVHWVLVCVFFEEILKGFVTIPRFLSKRWVNNVIRDGFE
- a CDS encoding response regulator transcription factor; protein product: MNGLRVLIAEDEQRLRKIVRTYLQRDGYEVLEATNGQEAIDLLDENEVDLVILDVMMPHVDGWSVLRQLRSESDLPVIMLTARGDEEDKLFGFELGAEDYMTKPFSPRELMARVRVVMKRHEKRGADSNVQMGKITLFPQSHQVQVDESEIVLSPKEYDLLFYFVNNAHRVLTREMILDRVWGYDYFGDDRTVDTHVKRLRKKLDIAGKQIVTVRGAGYRFEEDV
- a CDS encoding HAMP domain-containing sensor histidine kinase, which codes for MRLKIRERMLLIIVGLFLLIFSIGYLYGSQAFPGYYQKVELERLTELMEEFERVELVSVEVPIAEWETLALQNDALVQIFNPNGDLIYWKGTSGQGMQGMRGQGRGKGMQDGISDEYSGITVLNNLPGEWLVNRHETEEGTTILLQSPMGEVEAAVSVFLTFLKRIFMLGLILAVIAAWFAARNLSRPIARLNKQAKAMAKLDFQERFSEERTDEIGELGTSINELSQQLADTIERLQSELAKEKNLETMRKGFVAKVSHELQTPLAVIQGYVEGLEDGLPTDERERREYYVVIEEEIQALSRMARDLTDLSQLESGAFQMKKEKIDVRAWMEGLAERFRRMNGSEQIDFLETIDEDDLILWADRQRLSQAVFNLLNNARRHTGINGVIRFTIDSDSSYIWIRIWNQGHPIDSREIEELWKGFYRGQGEESRGMGLGLAIVDQIVKAHHGERAVENRENGVLFTLKFPR